A stretch of the Nosocomiicoccus ampullae genome encodes the following:
- a CDS encoding c-type cytochrome: MNKNPIIPFLLIIFLGVGLVFLLSSYGATDDGSSETADNGSEEQESASSGDVDGEAIAKDNCASCHGQDFSGGMGPALAGTSLDEDTFHDDVRNGIDGTSMPAHSEDQISDEEISAMYQFFTE; this comes from the coding sequence ATGAATAAGAATCCAATTATCCCATTCTTATTAATCATCTTCTTAGGTGTTGGACTTGTTTTCTTACTATCTTCATACGGCGCAACGGATGATGGTAGCAGTGAAACAGCTGACAACGGAAGTGAAGAGCAAGAAAGCGCGTCATCTGGAGACGTAGATGGTGAAGCAATTGCAAAAGATAACTGTGCTTCATGTCACGGTCAAGACTTCTCAGGCGGTATGGGTCCTGCTTTAGCTGGAACTAGCTTAGACGAAGATACTTTCCATGACGACGTAAGAAATGGTATTGATGGTACTTCAATGCCAGCACACTCTGAAGATCAAATTTCAGATGAAGAAATCTCTGCTATGTATCAATTCTTTACAGAATAA
- the rpoD gene encoding RNA polymerase sigma factor RpoD yields the protein MSNKKTTLIDENEIDMTNIESVKSYLLEKGKQSGELSHEEIADKLQNFDLDSDAMDEFFEQIHTAEIELVNEKDADDKDEKLDVRDMSAPVGIKINDPVRMYLKEIGRVDLLTAQEEVELAKRIEQGDLEAKNKLAEANLRLVVSIAKRYVGRGMLFLDLIQEGNMGLIKAVEKFDFTKGFKFSTYATWWIRQAITRAIADQARTIRIPVHMVETINKLIRIQRQLLQDLGREPTPEEIGEEMDIPADRVREILKISQEPVSLETPIGEEDDSHLGDFIEDIEAQSPSDHAAYEMLKDQLEDVLDTLTDREENVLRLRFGLDDGRTRTLEEVGKVFGVTRERIRQIEAKALRKLRHPSRSKKLKDFMD from the coding sequence ATGTCCAATAAAAAGACAACATTAATAGATGAAAATGAGATTGACATGACGAATATTGAGTCTGTTAAAAGTTATCTACTTGAAAAAGGTAAGCAATCGGGAGAATTATCGCATGAAGAAATTGCCGATAAGCTACAAAATTTTGACTTAGATTCAGATGCAATGGATGAGTTCTTTGAACAAATCCATACGGCTGAAATTGAACTAGTAAACGAAAAAGATGCAGATGATAAAGACGAAAAATTAGATGTTCGTGATATGTCAGCGCCTGTTGGTATTAAAATTAATGACCCAGTACGTATGTATTTAAAAGAAATTGGTCGTGTTGATTTACTAACAGCTCAAGAAGAGGTCGAATTAGCTAAAAGAATTGAACAAGGTGATCTCGAAGCAAAAAATAAACTCGCGGAAGCGAATTTACGTTTAGTTGTAAGTATCGCAAAACGTTACGTTGGTCGTGGTATGTTATTCCTAGACCTTATTCAAGAAGGTAATATGGGACTTATTAAAGCAGTAGAGAAATTTGACTTTACAAAAGGATTTAAATTCTCAACTTATGCAACATGGTGGATACGTCAAGCAATAACACGTGCTATAGCTGACCAAGCGAGAACGATTCGTATACCAGTTCATATGGTTGAAACAATTAATAAATTAATACGTATCCAAAGACAATTACTTCAAGACTTAGGCCGTGAACCTACACCTGAAGAAATCGGTGAGGAAATGGATATCCCAGCAGACAGAGTAAGAGAAATTCTTAAAATTTCACAAGAACCAGTATCATTAGAAACACCAATTGGGGAAGAAGATGACTCTCACCTAGGTGACTTTATTGAAGATATTGAAGCACAAAGTCCTTCGGATCACGCGGCATATGAAATGCTTAAAGATCAACTAGAAGACGTTTTAGATACACTTACAGACCGTGAAGAGAATGTGCTTCGCTTACGTTTTGGATTAGATGATGGACGTACACGTACACTTGAAGAAGTTGGAAAAGTATTTGGTGTAACACGTGAACGTATTAGACAAATAGAAGCCAAAGCTTTAAGAAAGCTTCGTCATCCGTCACGATCAAAGAAACTAAAAGATTTTATGGATTAA
- a CDS encoding pyruvate, water dikinase regulatory protein — translation MKDLKLFIVSDSIGETGELVARAALAQFNIDSTEHYVERISHIATKEDIDKFISSIQDENIAVLYTFVAPELSKYIASKLDELKIPYVDIISPIIDMISQSVDEAPLEEPGRVHQLDSDYFKKIDAIEFAVRYDDGKDPSGLKHADIVLIGVSRTSKTPLSQFLAYRGYKVVNIALVPEVNLPVELFEIDSTKCIGLKIDSDVLFKIRKQRLQQLGLFENATYGQNERIVEELEYFEDTIEKIGCRTINVTNKAIEETASEIIRIMNL, via the coding sequence TTGAAAGATTTAAAGTTGTTTATCGTTTCAGATTCAATCGGTGAAACTGGAGAACTTGTTGCACGTGCTGCACTTGCACAGTTTAATATTGATTCAACAGAACATTATGTAGAACGAATTTCTCACATTGCAACAAAAGAAGATATCGACAAATTTATTAGTAGTATACAAGATGAAAATATTGCAGTGCTATATACATTTGTCGCGCCAGAACTTTCAAAATATATAGCGTCAAAATTAGATGAACTTAAAATTCCATACGTTGATATTATATCGCCGATTATAGATATGATTAGCCAAAGTGTTGACGAAGCACCTTTAGAAGAACCAGGGCGTGTCCATCAACTAGATTCAGATTACTTTAAAAAGATTGACGCGATTGAATTTGCAGTGAGATACGATGATGGTAAAGATCCGTCAGGGTTAAAACATGCGGATATTGTGTTGATTGGAGTTTCAAGGACGTCAAAAACCCCACTGTCACAATTTTTAGCATATAGAGGATATAAAGTTGTAAATATTGCGTTAGTACCAGAGGTAAATTTACCTGTAGAATTATTTGAAATTGATTCAACTAAATGCATCGGTTTAAAAATAGATTCTGACGTTTTATTTAAAATTCGAAAGCAAAGACTTCAACAACTTGGATTATTTGAAAATGCAACGTATGGACAAAATGAACGTATTGTAGAAGAACTAGAGTATTTTGAAGACACGATTGAAAAAATTGGATGCCGAACAATTAACGTGACAAATAAAGCAATTGAAGAAACTGCGAGCGAAATTATTCGTATCATGAATTTATAG
- a CDS encoding YfcC family protein — protein MRKTSNEKKQGFQMPHIYVILFLIIFLAALASYIIPAGEFDREEVNGINVIIADTFHYIEQAPVTFMEFMTAIPRGIEETVIIIFGILAIGAMFGVIEKAGIIDMILNFLIKTFGNKGLLIIPVISFTLALFVAMTGMIEASLIFLPALLPLFLKFGYDRIASTAIILISTVVGFACGLTTAANVGTAHTIAELPLFSGLWYRAIALVIMLTVGIIFVSRYIKKVQKNPEASLVTDDVDDSEFVKEEIKYPKSETRTMIATFVLVILLVLMAFLIFQYKWYFLELGGYYIFSGIVIGLIAGLKPSKIAEYMNDGMRMILLGAFIVGVARAISVVLADGMIMDTIVYGLSKIVVVLPETVVPVAMMIVQALINFLIPSGSGQAAATMPIIIGIVDLTEMTRQTAVLAFLFGDGFSNIFYPTSGYFMAALAIAKIKYTDWIKFIWPLLLIWYTIAAVLLVIAYFINYGPM, from the coding sequence TTGCGTAAAACAAGTAATGAGAAGAAACAAGGCTTTCAAATGCCCCATATCTATGTCATTTTATTTCTAATTATTTTTCTTGCAGCACTCGCATCGTATATTATACCTGCTGGAGAATTTGACCGTGAAGAAGTAAACGGTATCAATGTAATAATCGCAGATACATTCCATTATATTGAGCAAGCACCAGTAACTTTTATGGAATTTATGACAGCGATTCCAAGAGGTATTGAAGAAACAGTAATTATTATCTTTGGTATTTTAGCCATTGGTGCGATGTTTGGTGTAATTGAGAAAGCGGGAATTATCGACATGATTCTAAACTTCTTAATTAAGACGTTTGGAAATAAAGGATTACTTATTATTCCAGTAATTTCTTTTACGCTTGCACTATTCGTTGCAATGACAGGGATGATTGAAGCGTCTCTAATATTCTTACCAGCATTGCTACCCCTATTTTTAAAATTTGGGTATGATCGTATTGCATCTACAGCTATTATATTAATTTCAACGGTTGTTGGTTTTGCCTGTGGTTTAACAACTGCAGCAAACGTCGGTACTGCACATACAATTGCTGAACTACCTTTATTCTCAGGTTTATGGTATCGTGCGATTGCATTAGTCATTATGCTAACGGTTGGTATCATCTTTGTAAGTAGGTATATTAAAAAAGTACAAAAAAATCCAGAAGCATCTCTTGTTACAGACGACGTTGATGATAGTGAATTCGTAAAAGAAGAGATTAAATATCCAAAGTCAGAAACAAGAACAATGATTGCAACATTTGTATTAGTCATTTTACTTGTATTAATGGCATTCTTGATCTTCCAATATAAATGGTACTTCTTAGAATTAGGTGGTTACTATATCTTTTCTGGTATTGTGATTGGATTAATTGCCGGATTAAAGCCATCTAAAATTGCTGAATACATGAATGATGGTATGCGTATGATTTTACTTGGCGCATTTATTGTTGGGGTGGCGCGTGCAATCTCAGTCGTATTAGCAGATGGTATGATTATGGATACAATTGTCTACGGTCTAAGTAAAATCGTAGTCGTTCTACCTGAAACAGTAGTTCCAGTAGCAATGATGATCGTACAAGCATTAATCAACTTCTTAATCCCGTCAGGTAGTGGTCAAGCAGCTGCAACGATGCCAATCATTATTGGAATTGTTGACTTAACAGAAATGACTAGACAAACAGCAGTACTTGCATTCCTATTTGGTGACGGATTCTCAAACATTTTCTACCCGACATCTGGATACTTCATGGCGGCATTAGCAATCGCAAAAATTAAATATACAGATTGGATCAAATTCATTTGGCCGTTACTTCTTATTTGGTATACAATCGCTGCGGTATTACTCGTCATTGCGTACTTTATCAACTATGGTCCAATGTAA
- a CDS encoding DEAD/DEAH box helicase — translation MNAFKRFDFKEEMLKAVENIHFTHPTLVQERVIPKILKGNNVIVQSSTGSGKSHAFLLPIINNIHPEDKKVQSIIIAPTRELARQLYNMASEVLKTFPEIEAKLFIGGKDFERDQTRAENSPHIVIGTPNRILELIHSSNLKVSEASSLVIDEADLSIDLGFLETIDKISNAIDSSAQFLVFSATIPNDLQHFLQKYLTHTEVLVIDNTKQKANIHYSLIPVRSDNKMSKVLDITQNITPYLGFIFANSRERADELYEYLAQNGVNVGIFHGGLKPRERKQVINQIHNLEYMWVVASDLAARGLDFDGASHVINYDIPREIEFFTHRVGRVGRGEYSGVAITLYEPNETDLLDQIESKGYKFKHEDLIRGELREIKDRKKRSERRKKEVQLDEDLSYKVRKPKKVKPGYKKKMKQDLEKLKRDKRKQYAQNQKRKSKKR, via the coding sequence ATGAATGCATTTAAGCGATTTGATTTTAAAGAAGAAATGCTAAAAGCGGTTGAAAATATACACTTTACACACCCAACTTTAGTACAGGAACGAGTAATACCAAAAATCTTAAAAGGAAATAATGTTATTGTTCAAAGTTCAACAGGTAGTGGTAAAAGTCACGCATTTTTATTACCGATAATTAATAATATTCATCCAGAAGATAAAAAAGTTCAGTCAATAATTATCGCGCCAACACGCGAACTCGCGCGCCAATTATATAATATGGCGTCAGAGGTCTTAAAGACTTTTCCTGAAATTGAAGCAAAGCTTTTTATCGGTGGAAAAGATTTTGAAAGAGACCAAACACGTGCAGAAAACAGTCCGCACATAGTAATTGGTACACCAAACCGTATATTAGAACTAATTCACTCATCAAATTTAAAAGTATCAGAAGCGAGCTCTTTAGTTATAGATGAAGCGGATTTAAGTATTGATTTAGGATTTTTAGAAACAATCGATAAAATATCAAATGCTATAGATTCGTCTGCACAATTTTTAGTTTTCTCTGCAACAATCCCAAACGATTTGCAACACTTTTTACAGAAATATTTAACACATACTGAAGTGCTTGTCATTGATAACACAAAGCAAAAAGCGAATATTCACTATAGCTTAATTCCAGTACGTAGTGATAATAAAATGTCAAAAGTACTTGATATTACACAAAACATTACGCCTTACTTAGGTTTTATATTCGCAAATAGTCGTGAAAGAGCAGATGAGTTGTACGAATACCTAGCACAAAATGGTGTAAATGTCGGTATATTCCACGGGGGATTAAAACCGAGGGAACGTAAACAAGTCATTAACCAAATTCACAATTTAGAATATATGTGGGTTGTCGCGAGTGACCTTGCAGCTAGAGGTTTAGACTTTGACGGTGCAAGTCACGTAATTAACTACGACATCCCAAGAGAAATTGAGTTCTTTACTCATAGGGTTGGTCGTGTCGGTCGTGGTGAATATAGTGGGGTTGCAATTACTTTATATGAACCGAACGAAACAGACCTCCTCGACCAAATTGAAAGTAAAGGCTATAAATTTAAACATGAAGATTTAATACGAGGTGAATTACGAGAAATTAAAGATCGTAAAAAACGCTCAGAGAGACGTAAAAAAGAAGTACAACTCGATGAAGATTTATCTTATAAAGTAAGAAAGCCAAAAAAAGTTAAACCTGGTTATAAGAAAAAGATGAAACAAGACTTAGAAAAACTAAAGCGTGATAAGCGTAAGCAATATGCACAAAATCAAAAAAGAAAAAGTAAAAAGAGGTAA
- a CDS encoding tRNA (adenine(22)-N(1))-methyltransferase — MIDLRLEAVSKYVVGTKLLDVGSDHAYLPIYLINNNQIESAVAGEIVKGPYENSISNIKGHNLEDVIEVRLGSGLSVIKDSEKFDTITICGMGGPLIASIIKDGVKYLNNTPRFVISSNIYGESVRRQMTNEGYSIVQEEINYYNDKFYELMVFDYGRKDYTDLEYKFGPVNLSERTDLFLLKLKKDKSHLEHIKKQIEASGKTNHKLKEITDEINLISQVINNEY, encoded by the coding sequence ATGATAGATTTGAGATTAGAAGCAGTTAGTAAATATGTAGTAGGAACTAAATTATTAGATGTTGGTAGTGATCATGCATATTTGCCAATTTATTTAATTAACAATAACCAAATAGAGTCAGCAGTCGCAGGCGAAATCGTTAAAGGGCCTTATGAAAATTCTATTTCTAATATTAAAGGTCATAATTTAGAAGACGTGATTGAAGTTAGGCTTGGCTCTGGACTAAGTGTCATTAAAGACTCTGAAAAGTTTGATACAATTACAATATGTGGTATGGGTGGACCATTAATCGCATCGATTATTAAAGACGGAGTAAAGTACTTAAACAATACACCACGCTTTGTCATTAGCTCAAATATATATGGTGAGTCCGTCAGAAGACAAATGACTAACGAAGGGTATTCTATTGTACAAGAAGAAATTAATTACTATAATGACAAATTCTATGAATTAATGGTTTTTGATTATGGTAGAAAAGATTATACAGATTTAGAATATAAATTTGGTCCAGTAAATTTAAGTGAACGTACAGATTTATTTTTATTAAAATTAAAGAAAGATAAATCTCATCTAGAACATATTAAAAAACAAATCGAAGCGTCAGGTAAAACGAACCATAAGTTAAAAGAAATTACTGATGAAATTAATTTAATAAGTCAGGTGATTAATAATGAATATTAA
- the dnaG gene encoding DNA primase yields the protein MANQSVTEQVKESVDIVDLISEYVDLEKRGSNYLGLCPFHNENTPSFNVNKEKGFYYCFGCQASGSVIDFYKEMENLSFSEALRDLGNRAGLKIKYKQESINSKDLQLIKMHEHLVDLYHEILTETKEGETALNYLLDRGFTLEQIKREKIGLSPNMSDGTIKVLEKLGYSKEMMYQAGLVARNEETFQYFDRFRNRIMIPIKNHKGRYVAFTARALGDDHPKYLNSPETDIFHKSRLIFNLSDSYKVIQDRKEVIMMEGHMDVLKVKGTNIKNVVGTMGTSVSKEQIEILKRVTQNITLMFDGDKAGKNATTSVGEKILEMQANPYVISLPSGMDPDEYIEKYGSESFENYIKENRDHFILYDAKEKLKDSKDNDLMFTENLNRSIQLLKYVQNEVEESRILRGLSDLYEIEADLIKRQLPKRKEVRRQKETFHRPSILNVTSREFKERHIIHTFINDKSALETFKSKLDSELFQTEGYYGIIKNLVEYFSEFDTFDKQMFLSYIDHEQLSNLERILDTDLPILGESELNDYVNAISGMSSSSGEKNKLIKEIEQAELIGDDTRALELFSQLIELQKSPKSK from the coding sequence GTGGCGAATCAGTCAGTTACCGAGCAAGTAAAAGAATCCGTTGATATCGTTGACTTAATTTCTGAATATGTCGACCTAGAAAAAAGAGGAAGTAATTATTTAGGGCTTTGTCCATTTCATAATGAAAACACCCCTTCATTTAACGTAAATAAAGAAAAGGGTTTTTATTATTGTTTTGGTTGCCAAGCTAGTGGATCTGTTATTGATTTTTATAAAGAAATGGAGAACTTATCGTTTAGTGAAGCGTTAAGAGATTTAGGAAATCGTGCAGGTTTAAAAATAAAATATAAACAAGAAAGTATAAACTCCAAAGATTTACAATTAATTAAAATGCATGAACATCTCGTTGATTTATATCATGAAATTTTAACAGAAACAAAAGAAGGCGAAACGGCATTAAATTATTTACTCGATCGTGGATTTACACTAGAACAAATTAAACGTGAAAAAATTGGACTCTCACCGAATATGTCTGACGGTACAATAAAAGTTTTAGAAAAATTAGGATACTCAAAAGAAATGATGTACCAAGCAGGACTTGTTGCTAGAAATGAAGAGACTTTTCAATACTTCGACCGGTTTAGAAATAGAATTATGATTCCAATTAAAAATCATAAAGGGAGATATGTTGCATTTACTGCACGTGCTTTAGGTGATGATCACCCAAAATATTTAAACTCACCCGAAACTGATATATTCCATAAAAGTCGTTTAATTTTTAACTTATCAGATTCTTATAAAGTTATACAAGACCGTAAAGAAGTTATTATGATGGAAGGTCATATGGATGTTTTAAAAGTAAAAGGCACGAATATTAAAAACGTTGTTGGAACAATGGGGACAAGTGTGTCTAAAGAGCAAATTGAAATTCTTAAAAGAGTCACTCAAAACATCACACTGATGTTTGATGGAGATAAAGCAGGTAAAAATGCAACAACTTCAGTTGGTGAAAAGATATTAGAAATGCAAGCAAACCCATATGTCATTTCACTCCCTAGTGGTATGGACCCAGATGAGTATATTGAAAAATACGGCAGTGAATCATTCGAAAATTATATTAAAGAAAATAGAGATCATTTTATTTTATATGACGCAAAAGAAAAACTTAAAGATTCTAAAGACAATGATTTAATGTTCACTGAAAATTTAAACCGTTCAATTCAATTACTTAAATATGTTCAAAATGAAGTTGAAGAAAGTAGAATTTTAAGAGGGCTTTCTGATTTATACGAAATTGAAGCTGACTTAATTAAACGACAGCTACCAAAAAGAAAAGAAGTCAGAAGGCAAAAAGAAACATTTCATCGACCGTCAATTTTAAATGTTACGTCAAGAGAATTTAAAGAAAGACATATTATTCATACATTTATCAATGATAAATCAGCACTTGAAACATTTAAAAGTAAATTAGACTCTGAATTATTTCAAACTGAAGGTTATTATGGTATAATTAAGAACTTAGTGGAGTATTTTAGCGAATTCGATACATTTGATAAGCAAATGTTTTTATCCTATATTGACCATGAACAATTAAGTAATTTAGAGCGTATATTAGACACTGACTTACCTATATTAGGAGAAAGTGAATTAAATGATTACGTGAATGCAATAAGTGGTATGAGTTCAAGTAGTGGAGAAAAAAATAAGCTAATCAAAGAAATTGAGCAAGCGGAACTCATTGGAGATGATACACGAGCATTAGAACTATTTAGTCAGCTAATAGAACTACAAAAATCTCCAAAGTCAAAATAA
- a CDS encoding Nif3-like dinuclear metal center hexameric protein: protein MNIKQLVEKLNNIAPFNDAEDWDNVGLLVGSNKNEVTGVMTTLDCNLEVIEDAIDNDVNTIIAHHPIIFPKISKLDDSYHSDIIKTLIKNDLNLIAMHTNLDHQSNGVSSIIAKNLGLKAVSPLIRHDEISYKLRVNIPKEDKEDFKKQLNQIGFGNQGDYSECFFEYDVQGQFKPNEQANPTIGTNNELEYVDEVIIESIFDGSREKILNMIEAHPYEEPAYDVFKITKPTSKGLGVVAEFNGTMDDLVEVVRNQSKSPVVNVVKGNDGKMTRVAIIGGSGASFISEARKQADCLITGDIKYHEAFDAKEEGYNLIDAGHYLEYMMIEGLKDLLIEQLDLKVVATKVNTNPFM from the coding sequence ATGAATATTAAACAGTTAGTAGAAAAGCTTAATAATATTGCACCATTTAATGATGCTGAAGACTGGGATAATGTTGGCTTACTAGTAGGATCTAACAAAAACGAAGTGACAGGTGTAATGACGACTTTAGATTGTAATTTAGAAGTGATTGAAGATGCAATAGATAATGATGTAAATACAATTATCGCGCACCATCCGATTATCTTCCCTAAAATTTCAAAACTTGATGATAGTTATCACTCAGATATTATTAAAACATTAATTAAAAACGATTTAAATTTAATTGCAATGCATACGAATTTAGACCATCAAAGTAATGGTGTCAGTAGTATTATTGCAAAAAATCTTGGGCTAAAAGCCGTATCGCCTTTAATTAGACATGATGAAATATCTTATAAATTAAGAGTAAATATTCCTAAAGAAGATAAAGAAGATTTTAAAAAGCAGTTAAATCAAATTGGATTTGGAAATCAAGGGGACTATAGTGAATGTTTCTTTGAATATGATGTTCAAGGTCAATTTAAACCAAACGAACAAGCGAATCCGACAATTGGAACAAATAACGAATTAGAATACGTAGACGAAGTTATCATTGAGTCAATCTTCGATGGAAGTAGAGAAAAAATATTAAATATGATTGAAGCTCATCCATATGAAGAACCAGCATATGATGTATTTAAAATTACGAAACCTACAAGTAAAGGGCTCGGTGTCGTTGCTGAATTTAATGGAACGATGGATGATTTAGTTGAAGTTGTACGTAATCAATCAAAATCTCCTGTCGTTAATGTCGTTAAAGGTAATGACGGAAAAATGACGCGTGTGGCAATAATCGGCGGAAGCGGTGCGAGCTTTATCTCTGAAGCAAGAAAACAAGCAGACTGTCTAATTACTGGAGATATTAAATACCATGAAGCATTCGATGCTAAAGAAGAAGGGTATAATTTAATTGATGCCGGCCATTATTTAGAGTATATGATGATCGAAGGTTTAAAAGATTTACTGATTGAGCAGTTAGATTTAAAAGTAGTTGCTACAAAAGTGAATACAAATCCATTTATGTAA
- a CDS encoding deoxyribonuclease IV yields MLIGSHVPMNGKKMLEGAVETAHSYGENTFMIYTGAPQNTRRKPIEELNIEKGQSLIKEYGMKDIVVHAPYIINIGNTTREGVFDLGVDFLINEIARTEAIGSNQIVLHPGAHVGAGVDAGIESIIKGLNIVLEEKHDVQIALETMAGKGTEIGRNFEEIARIIDGVTHNERLSVTFDTCHVHDSGYDIKNDFDGVLNDFDKTIGIDRIKVLHINDSKNEVGAKKDRHENYGFGHIGFDALQYIVNHEEFKDLPKILETPFVGLDKKDKQPPYKHEIEMIKSGQFDPELLEKINPNIKQ; encoded by the coding sequence ATGTTGATTGGTTCACATGTTCCGATGAATGGTAAAAAAATGTTAGAGGGTGCCGTAGAAACAGCACATTCATATGGAGAAAATACATTTATGATCTATACCGGTGCACCTCAAAATACGAGAAGAAAACCTATTGAAGAATTAAATATTGAAAAAGGACAATCATTGATTAAAGAATATGGAATGAAAGATATCGTCGTTCATGCACCATACATTATTAACATAGGAAACACGACACGTGAAGGTGTGTTTGACCTGGGTGTTGATTTTTTAATTAATGAAATCGCACGTACTGAAGCAATTGGTTCTAATCAAATCGTACTACATCCAGGCGCACATGTTGGTGCTGGAGTAGATGCAGGTATTGAATCGATTATTAAAGGCTTAAACATTGTCTTAGAAGAAAAACACGATGTTCAAATTGCTTTAGAAACAATGGCAGGTAAAGGAACTGAAATTGGTCGTAACTTTGAAGAAATCGCAAGAATAATAGACGGTGTGACACATAACGAACGTTTAAGTGTCACATTTGATACTTGTCATGTTCATGATTCTGGATATGACATTAAAAATGATTTTGACGGTGTCTTAAATGACTTTGACAAAACAATTGGTATCGACCGCATTAAAGTGCTTCACATAAATGATTCTAAAAACGAAGTCGGTGCAAAAAAAGATAGGCACGAAAACTATGGGTTTGGTCATATCGGTTTTGATGCGTTACAATACATCGTTAACCATGAAGAATTTAAAGATTTACCAAAAATTTTAGAAACACCTTTTGTTGGGCTTGACAAAAAAGATAAACAGCCCCCATACAAACATGAAATCGAAATGATTAAAAGTGGTCAATTCGACCCTGAATTACTTGAAAAAATTAATCCAAATATTAAGCAGTAA
- a CDS encoding 4-hydroxy-3-methylbut-2-enyl diphosphate reductase, giving the protein MDIIKIAPRGYCYGVVDAMVIAKNASLDQSLPRPIYILGMIVHNKHVTDAFEDEGIITLDGENRLEILEQIEEGTVIFTAHGVSPEVKKRAREKGLTCIDATCPDVQFTHDLIENKTEEGYEVIYIGKKGHPEPEGAVGVSPDKVHLIETEEEVKHLPERLQDKKLIVTNQTTMSQWDVQHIMDALKLEFPHIEVHREICMATQVRQEAVAEQAKEADLLIVVGDPKSNNSNRLAQVSKEIAHTNAYRISSLSELKLEWLHGIESVAITAGASTPTQIVKEVIDYFTNYDPENPQQPVSTVPKEKILPNIKNPKPVKILK; this is encoded by the coding sequence ATGGATATTATAAAAATTGCGCCACGTGGATATTGTTACGGTGTTGTTGATGCGATGGTAATTGCTAAAAACGCATCACTAGATCAGTCATTACCTAGACCCATTTATATTTTAGGAATGATCGTTCATAACAAACACGTAACAGATGCATTTGAAGATGAAGGTATCATCACATTAGATGGTGAAAACCGCTTAGAAATATTAGAACAAATTGAAGAAGGAACAGTTATTTTTACTGCTCACGGTGTCTCACCTGAAGTAAAAAAACGCGCGCGTGAGAAAGGTCTCACTTGTATAGATGCAACATGCCCTGATGTTCAATTTACTCATGACCTTATAGAAAATAAAACTGAAGAAGGCTATGAAGTTATTTACATCGGTAAAAAAGGGCACCCAGAACCTGAGGGCGCTGTTGGAGTTTCACCTGACAAAGTTCACTTAATTGAAACTGAAGAAGAAGTTAAACATCTTCCGGAACGTTTACAAGATAAAAAACTCATCGTAACAAACCAAACAACGATGAGTCAGTGGGACGTGCAACATATTATGGATGCATTGAAATTAGAATTCCCACACATCGAAGTCCATAGAGAAATTTGTATGGCAACTCAAGTTCGACAAGAAGCAGTTGCTGAGCAAGCAAAAGAAGCTGATCTATTAATCGTTGTAGGTGACCCAAAAAGTAACAACTCAAATAGACTTGCCCAAGTATCAAAAGAAATCGCTCATACGAATGCTTACCGAATCTCATCACTTAGTGAGTTAAAATTAGAGTGGCTTCACGGTATAGAGTCAGTCGCGATTACTGCAGGTGCTTCAACACCAACACAAATCGTTAAAGAAGTGATTGACTACTTTACAAACTATGATCCTGAAAACCCACAACAACCAGTTTCAACAGTACCAAAAGAAAAGATTTTACCGAATATAAAAAATCCAAAACCTGTTAAGATTTTGAAATAA